In one window of Tubulanus polymorphus chromosome 3, tnTubPoly1.2, whole genome shotgun sequence DNA:
- the LOC141901727 gene encoding transmembrane protein 168-A-like — MNFAESLKFRFINRIELCKQVTRMNCQYMIQAARNMDVSTFKIWLRHCRTHIGVQNLRHLATLLLILALSFGMYNRWRFTRNTTILVLCLVGLLIFSLICVITYYLSMRSAASALIRMWICYFMGIVSFTEKPTFDHDGFEQAMNALFVTSLVVQFVASFFAQATTAHGLPGPLLSLIELLELTGMIVASMTIASDMLAFSILLVSFGLTVVALRLKSFVGLLNIFLLAVLTGVYFFPKLRIRLDINCFSLSCFAVKLLIDPLLQWLFCKDSVLDRWQRFLKLSVLFRHSAILLFAVIELAYCITCAVVIPTHKEWYIVVPIFMAAATFWLLCHVIFVITCWQLMKKITICNTTFKYASDSSRNINRIMESKGVRHFSLISQRLTCVTLITTFLIAVVSWETRTVTTLAAFLVVLPLEGLVFSLLLELGRALGGRCIGYAIVAPALQHRADGATTLIAESLIQETGSRSMVILNTIERFFTHHMVHIFGCDYTSSGLTLEAVQAKLQTFFDKNTDDGPCYDTYILYYSGLSHDSGDWALTGNTILQLETIINMWKEKRDHSGARLVMILDTANSYRWIRAVQRNSREMIAVQTCVYVPPSNAEEGRRGQIGDFTCQWVVDNCTAVGADDLNWGEKGLQPEYGVSRRWTNFSFHLPTDEDIAHHWQSNFPKLAQPLVMCVSCSLLGSNIFCCCECLFRCMKRKKMLWFPPKQLDTDHGFRLIRS; from the exons ATGAATTTTGCGGAAAGTTTGAAATTTCGGTTCATCAACCGCATTGAATTATGCAAACAGGTCACACGCATGAACTGTCAGTATATGATACAAGCAGCGCGAAACATGGACGTATCGACATTTAAAATATGGCTGCGACATTGTAGAACTCATATCGGCGTTCAAAATCTGCGACATTTGGCAACGTTACTGTTAATACTAGCGTTAAGCTTCGGAATGTACAATAGGTGGCGTTTCACGAGGAATACGACCATTCTTGTTCTGTGTCTGGTCGggttgttgatattttctttaataTGCGTAATCACATATTACCTATCGATGAGGTCAGCGGCGTCGGCGCTGATTCGAATGTGGATTTGCTATTTTATGGGAATCGTTTCGTTCACGGAGAAACCGACGTTCGACCACGACGGTTTCGAGCAGGCGATGAACGCGCTGTTCGTAACGAGTTTAGTCGTGCAGTTCGTCGCGAGCTTCTTCGCGCAGGCGACCACCGCTCACGGATTACCGGGACCGCTTCTGTCGTTGATCGAGTTGTTAGAACTGACGGGAATGATCGTGGCTAGTATGACAATCGCTAGCGATATGCTCGCCTTTTCCATATTACTCGTATCGTTCGGGTTGACAGTCGTCGCCTTGCGTCTTAAATCATTCGTCGGACTTTTGAACATATTTCTACTCGCCGTTCTAACGGGTGTCTATTTCTTCCCGAAATTACGCATACGCCTCGATATAAACTGTTTCAGTTTATCGTGTTTCGCTGTGAAGCTGTTAATTGATCCGTTACTGCAGTGGTTATTCTGTAAGGATAGCGTACTCGACCGATGGCAACGCTTTCTAAAACTATCGGTACTATTTCGACATTCCGCGATATTGCTGTTTGCCGTTATCGAACTGGCGTATTGTATAACTTGTGCAGTTGTAATCCCGACTCATAAAGAATGGTATATCGTCGTGCCGATATTCATGGCCGCCGCGACGTTCTGGCTGCTCTGTCACGTCATATTCGTTATAACGTGTTGGCAGCTGATGAAGAAAATCACGATTTGCAACACGACGTTTAAATACGCGTCGGACTCCAGTCGTAATATCAACCGAATCATGGAATCGAAAGGCGTGCGACATTTCAGTTTGATATCTCAGCGTTTGACGTGTGTTACGTTGATCACGACGTTCTTGATCGCGGTCGTATCTTGGGAAACTCGAACCGTAACGACGCTCGCTGCTTTCCTCGTTGTTTTACCATTAGAAGGTCTAGTATTCAGCTTACTGTTAGAGTTAGGACGAGCGCTAGGTGGGAGATGTATCGGGTATGCTATTGTTGCTCCAGCGTTACAACACAG AGCTGATGGCGCGACTACACTGATAGCTGAGTCTCTCATACAGGAGACTGGCAGTCGTTCGATGGTAATATTGAATACAATCGAGAGATTCTTCACTCATCATATGGTGCACATATTCGGCTGTGATTACACGTCGAGTGGGCTGACGTTAGAAGCCGTTCAAGCGAAACTTCAAACATTCTTCGATAAAAACACCGATGATGGCCCGTGTTATGATACGTATATCTTGTACTATAGTGGACTGAGTCATGATAGCGGTGACTGGGCTCTGACAG GAAATACAATTCTACAGTTGGAAACTATTATCAACATGTGGAAGGAGAAGCGCGATCATTCGGGAGCTCGACTCGTCATGATTCTCGACACGGCGAATTCTTACCGGTGGATTCGTGCGGTGCAGCGTAATTCACGAGAGATGATCGCCGTTCAGACGTGCGTTTACGTTCCGCCGTCGAACGCGGAGGAGGGTCGCCGCGGTCAGATCGGTGATTTCACGTGTCAGTGGGTCGTCGATAACTGTACTGCGGTTGGCGCCGATGATTTGAACTGGGGGGAGAAAGGTCTGCAGCCGGAGTACGGCGTCTCTCGACGATGGACGAACTTTTCGTTTCATCTTCCGACCGATGAGGACATCGCTCATCACTGGCAGAGTAACTTCCCGAAATTAGCTCAACCGCTCGTGATGTGTGTTAGTTGTTCGTTGTTGGGAAGTAATATTTTCTGTTGCTGTGAATGTTTGTTCAGATGTATGAAGCGCAAGAAAATGTTATGGTTTCCTCCGAAACAGTTAGATACGGATCACGGTTTCCGATTGATTCGAAGTTGA